One genomic segment of Panicum virgatum strain AP13 chromosome 2N, P.virgatum_v5, whole genome shotgun sequence includes these proteins:
- the LOC120660562 gene encoding protein ACCELERATED CELL DEATH 6-like, translating to MTTARLKLNKDLTKQQDLSGSTPTHFAASAHDPSLEFFLYVFMERTLEFYSLGIYFARKNWLIKLYRCLNLPLYQLVGADPSSAFQPDNDGLFPVHVAASAGNLVAVIILLIMCPGCAGLRDSQGRTFLHTAVEKGSLNIVKFVRMRPQFNSILNIQDNQGNTALHLAILEGHLSIFQTLIINPHVRLNLPNHEGKTPMDLAESKAPPGFYFGMHARRRILGTLTFVNAQNGNCRRDHFKEKLVPKLNKDEESKKITEFAQIVGICSVLVATATFAAVFTMPGGLWSEDNEGDPRAPAAAPSPVGPIGTPIMAGKYAFNGFVLANTLAFSCSAIATFSLVYCGMAAVDLEKRIKLVSISLALLNGAARSFCAAFAFALYLLLSPVAPATAIATATMTALVLLDALRFLWLLFGDTVIVLKRRGGAVPLLKLTTAFIVNMVYLFWPYIIIFSLLGGHNKSPLHPN from the exons ATGACAACAGCTCGACTGAAACTGAATAAGGACCTAACCAAACAACAGGACCTCTCTGGAAGTACGCCGACACACTTCGCTGCATCAGCACATGATCCTTCCCTTGAATTTTTCCTATATGTCTTTATGGAGAGGACCCTCGAGTTTTACTCATTGGGCATCTATTTCGCACGGAAAAATTGGCTTATCAAACTCTACAGGTGCTTGAACCTTCCTCTTTACCAACTGGTCGGTGCTGATCCTTCTTCAGCGTTTCAGCCTGACAACGATGGGTTGTTCCCGGTGCACGTCGCTGCCTCGGCAGGCAACCTGGTTGCTGTCATCATCCTTCTTATCATGTGCCCTGGCTGCGCTGGATTGCGTGATTCTCAGGGCAGGACCTTTCTTCATACTGCTGTCGAGAAGGGGAGCCTTAATATTGTGAAATTTGTGCGCATGAGACCACAGTTTAACTCGATCCTGAATATACAGGACAACCAAGGGAACACTGCTCTGCATCTAGCTATCCTTGAAGGACATTTGTCCATATTCCAGACTCTCATCATCAACCCACATGTTCGCCTGAACTTGCCAAATCATGAAGGAAAAACCCCCATGGATCTTGCCGAGAGCAAAGCTCCACCAGGTTTTTATTTTGGGATG caTGCACGGCGTAGGATACTTGGTACGCTGACTTTTGTAAATGCTCAGAATGGCAACTGTCGCCGTGATCATTTCAAAGAAAAGCTCGTTCCGAAGCTAAACAAGGATGAAGAGTCAAAAAAGATAACGGAGTTTGCGCAGATTGTGGGCATCTGCTCGGTGCTTGTCGCGACGGCAACATTCGCCGCAGTCTTCACAATGCCCGGCGGTCTCTGGTCTGAGGACAACGAGGGTGACCCCAGGGCGCCCGCCGCTGCGCCGAGCCCAGTTGGCCCCATTGGGACGCCTATCATGGCCGGGAAATATGCTTTCAACGGGTTTGTCCTCGCCAACACATTAGCATTCAGCTGCTCGGCTATAGCCACCTTCAGTCTCGTCTACTGCGGGATGGCTGCGGTTGACCTAGAGAAACGCATCAAGCTGGTTTCTATCTCGCTAGCACTGCTGAACGGCGCCGCGAGAAGCTTCTGCGCTGCCTTCGCATTTGCGCTCTATCTACTCCTTTCTCCGGTGGCCCCGGCGACCGCCATCGCCACGGCCACGATGACGGCTCTTGTGTTGCTCGACGCGCTTCGCTTCCTGTGGCTACTGTTCGGTGACACAGTCATCGTCCTCAAGAGAAGGGGAGGCGCGGTGCCACTGCTCAAGTTAACAACTGCATTCATTGTCAACATGGTGTATCTCTTCTGGCCTTACATCATAATCTTCAGCCTGCTGGGAGGTCATAATAAGAGCCCGTTGCACCCAAATTGA
- the LOC120662647 gene encoding ankyrin repeat domain-containing protein 23-like, whose protein sequence is MIIRKATASACTQDLAVVRRPELLRAASSGQLRLLEEFLSKEDGGSAAATALAREVAVHLEVETPALYLPSVATEGASALHVVAASGDSPGYLQVAEAICRKASQLLFACDGNGDTPLHCAVRAGNAEMASLLIRQADCCDREKIMLRMQNKRGETALHEAVRFGHKRGMRMVEVLMSHDKQLASVVARDGTSVLYLATSLHHNDIAQKLIFEDRELAYSGPLGQNALHPAVLHSKSKVLFTLKFKSI, encoded by the coding sequence ATGATAATAAGAAAGGCAACGGCGAGCGCGTGCACGCAAGACCTCGCCGTGGTCCGCCGACCGGAGCTCCTCAGAGCGGCGAGCTCGGGCCAGCTGCGGCTGCTGGAGGAATTTCTCAGCAAGGAAGACGGAGGATCGGCTGCGGCCACTGCGTTGGCCCGGGAAGTCGCCGTTCATCTGGAGGTGGAGACTCCTGCACTCTACCTACCATCAGTGGCCACGGAGGGGGCCTCTGCACTCCATGTGGTTGCGGCCAGTGGAGACAGTCCAGGGTACCTTCAGGTGGCGGAGGCAATCTGCAGGAAGGCCAGCCAGCTGCTGTTTGCCTGCGACGGTAACGGAGACACGCCGCTGCACTGTGCCGTGCGGGCGGGGAACGCTGAAATGGCCTCCCTGCTTATTCGGCAGGCAGACTGCTGCGACCGggagaagatcatgctgaggaTGCAGAACAAGCGCGGGGAGACGGCTCTGCACGAGGCCGTTCGCTTTGGCCACAAGAGAGGCATGCGAATGGTCGAGGTGTTGATGTCCCATGACAAGCAGTTGGCCAGTGTGGTTGCAAGGGATGGTACATCGGTGTTGTACCTGGCCACCTCGCTACATCATAACGACATCGCTCAAAAGTTGATTTTTGAGGACAGGGAGCTCGCCTACTCCGGCCCACTTGGACAGAATGCGCTGCATCCGGCTGTTCTGCACAGCAAAAGTAAAGTACTCTTCACCCTTAAATTTAAATCTATTTAG